One Cottoperca gobio chromosome 23, fCotGob3.1, whole genome shotgun sequence genomic region harbors:
- the scyl2 gene encoding SCY1-like protein 2 isoform X2, with amino-acid sequence MESMLNKLKSTVTKVTADVTSAVMGNPVTREFEVGRHLASGGPGLCWRIYNGTKKSTKQEVAVFVFDKKMVDKYQKFEKDQIVDSLKKGVQQLTRLRHPRLLTVQHPLEESRDCLAFCTEPVFASLANVLGQWDNLPSPMPNDIKEYKLYDVETKFGLLQISEGLSFLHSGVKMVHGNLCPENIILNKSGAWKIMGFDFSISSINPSDTELKYTCKEWEPNLPPLCLPNPEYLAPEYILSVSCDAASDMYSLGVVMHAVFNEGKPVFQVNKHDIFKSFSRQLDQLSSISPAVLNKLPEEVREHVKMLLSVAPNVRPDADQMTKIPFFDDVGAVTLQYFDSLFQRDNLQKSQFYKSLPKVLPKLPKRVVVYRILPALTSEFVNPDMVPFVLPNVLLIAEQCTKEEYVRLIMPDLTPVFKQQEPVQILLIFLQKMDLLLTKTPSEDIKNSVLPMVYRALEAPSVQIQELCLNIIPTFANLIDYPSMKNSLIPRIKSACLQTSSLAVRVNSLVCLGKILEYLDKWYVIDEILPFLQQIPSREPAVLMGILGIYKCTFSHKKLGIPKEHLASKSLPHLVSLSIDNNLNLNQFNSFMVVIRDMLGRMEAEHKTKLEQLHIMQEQQRSLNIPGNQSENTKSPLSSVNQIEDIFGSTGVNGKENGSAATAPQPNRMSLTLEEKQRLAKEQEQAAKLRNQQPLAPQSIKPANTTNTKTKDLTSSLLNSMTSLNSLSLTNPARPAPVQGSTFPSSGPMVGSMGAPVSNGFNPPMGFQAGGMGMGMRPTGPGLYSGMATTTSTPNFGALTQNQGPIGQTNKNPDLSALDSLFTPSQPKVTLNQMGPKATPGTNSPWLNQYGSAPSAQTPMHGAPVGIGGVPSGFGMQANPFFNPQNFSQPAAAPSVNQSGIKHSASVNNDLKDLFG; translated from the exons ATGGAGTCTATGCTGAACAAGCTAAAAAGCACCGTCACCAAGGTGACGGCAGATGTCACCAGTGCTGTCATGGGCAACCCGGTGACACGGGAGTTTGAGGTTGGACGACATCTTGCCAGTGGGGGTCCTGGCTTGTGCTGGAGGATCTATAACGGCACCAAGAAGTCCACCAAACAG GAAgtagcagtgtttgtgtttgataagAAGATGGTTGATAAATATCAGAAATTTGAGAAGGACCAAATCGTTGATTCCCTGAAAAAAGGGGTGCAACAGCTGACCAGACTGCGTCACCCCCGTCTCCTGACTGTGCAGCATCCTCTTGAAGAGTCACg AGACTGCCTGGCGTTCTGTACAGAGCCGGTGTTTGCCAGTCTGGCCAACGTGCTGGGTCAGTGGGATAACCTGCCCAGCCCTATGCCCAACGACATCAAGGAGTACAAACTATATGATGTGGAGACCAAGTTTGGCCTGCTACAG ATCTCCGAAGGTTTGTCCTTTCTCCACAGTGGGGTGAAAATGGTCCACGGAAACTTGTGTCCAGAGAACATCATCCTGAACAAGAGTGGAGCCTGGAAGATCATGGGCTTCGACTTCAGCATCTCCTCTATCAACCCCTCAGACACTGAG CTTAAGTACACGTGTAAAGAGTGGGAGCCCAACCTCCCTCCACTCTGCCTCCCCAACCCCGAGTACCTGGCTCCCGAGTACATCCTGTCGGTCAGCTGCGACGCCGCCTCCGACATGTACTCACTGGGCGTGGTCATGCATGCCGTCTTCAACGAGGGCAAGCCCGTTTTCCAAGTCAACAAGCATGACATATTCAAGAGCTTCAGCAGGCAACTGGACCAG CTGAGCAGCATAAGTCCAGCTGTGCTGAACAAGCTCCCAGAGGAGGTCAGGGAGCATGTCAAGATGCTGCTCAGCGTCGCCCCCAACGTCCGACCCGATGCAGACCAGATGACCAAG ATTCCATTTTTTGACGACGTGGGCGCTGTGACCCTGCAGTATTTTGACTCCCTCTTCCAGAGAGACAACCTACAGAAGTCCCAGTTCTACAAAAGCCTCCCTAAAGTCCTGCCCAAACTCCCCAAG AGAGTGGTGGTGTATCGAATCTTGCCGGCGCTGACCTCCGAGTTTGTGAACCCGGACATGGTTCCCTTCGTGCTGCCCAACGTGCTGCTGATCGCAGAGCAGTGCACCAAGGAGGAGTACGTTCGTCTCATCATGCCCGACCTCACGCCTGTTTTCAAGCAGCAAGAGCCCGTTCAG ATCCTGCTGATATTCCTGCAGAAGATGGACTTGCTGTTGACTAAGACGCCCTCGGAGGACATTAAGAACAGCGTGCTGCCTATGGTGTACAGAGCTCTGGAAGCGCCTTCTGTACAGATCCAG GAGCTGTGCCTGAACATCATCCCGACGTTCGCCAACCTGATCGACTACCCGTCCATGAAGAACTCCCTCATCCCTCGAATCAAATCCGCCTGCCTACAGACGTCTTCACTAGCT GTACGAGTGAACTCTCTGGTGTGTTTGGGGAAGATTTTGGAATATCTCGACAAGTGGTACGTCATTGATGAGATCCTGCCCTTCCTACAACAGATCCCCTCCAGAGAACCAGCAGTACTCATGGGCATTCTAG GAATATATAAGTGCACCTTCAGCCACAAGAAGTTGGGCATCCCCAAAGAGCACCTTGCCTCGAAGAGCCTGCCGCACCTCGTCTCTCTTAGTATAGACAACAACCTCAACCTTAACCAG TTTAACTCCTTCATGGTGGTTATACGGGACATGCTGGGTCGCATGGAGGCCGAACACAAGACCAAGCTGGAGCAGCTGCACATCatgcaggagcagcagag GAGTTTAAACATCCCAGGGAACCAATCAGAGAACACCAAGAGCCCTCTCAGCAGTGTCAACCAG attgAAGATATATTTGGCAGCACAGGGGTTAATGGGAAAGAGAATGGATCTGCAGCAACAGCCCCACAGCCGAATAGA ATGTCTTTGACTCTAGAGGAGAAGCAGCGATTGGCTAAGGAGCAGGAGCAGGCAGCCAAACTGAGGAACCAGCAGCCTTTAGCACCTCAGAGCATCAAACCAGccaacaccaccaacacaaAG ACTAAAGATCTGACGAGCAGCCTGCTGAACAGCATGACATCGCTAAACAGCCTCTCCCTGACCAACCCAGCACGACCAGCCCCAGTGCAGGGCTCCACCTTCCCCTCCTCCGGCCCCATGGTTGGCTCCATGGGCGCGCCGGTCTCCAACGGCTTTAACCCTCCAATGGGCTTTCAGGCAGGAGGCATGGGGATGGGCATGCGGCCCACAGGCCCCGGCCTCTACAGCGGCATggccaccaccaccagcaccccAAACTTTGGAGCTCTCACGCAGAATCAAGGACCCATTGGGCAGACAAATAAAAACCCCGACTTGTCAGCCTTGGACAGTCTTTTTACACCCAGCCAGCCCAAAGTCACCCTCAACCAAATGGGTCCGAAGGCTACACCTGGAACCAACAGTCCGTGGCTCAATCAGTACGGTTCAGCCCCGAGCGCTCAGACTCCGATGCACGGTGCACCAGTCGGTATAGGAGGAGTGCCCAGCGGGTTCGGAATGCAAGCGAATCCTTTTTTCAACCCGCAGAACTTTTCTCAACCTGCTGCTGCCCCTAGCGTGAACCAAAGTGGAATTAAACATAGTGCGTCTGTCAACAATGACCTGAAAGACTTATTTggctaa
- the scyl2 gene encoding SCY1-like protein 2 isoform X1 → MESMLNKLKSTVTKVTADVTSAVMGNPVTREFEVGRHLASGGPGLCWRIYNGTKKSTKQEVAVFVFDKKMVDKYQKFEKDQIVDSLKKGVQQLTRLRHPRLLTVQHPLEESRDCLAFCTEPVFASLANVLGQWDNLPSPMPNDIKEYKLYDVETKFGLLQISEGLSFLHSGVKMVHGNLCPENIILNKSGAWKIMGFDFSISSINPSDTELKYTCKEWEPNLPPLCLPNPEYLAPEYILSVSCDAASDMYSLGVVMHAVFNEGKPVFQVNKHDIFKSFSRQLDQLSSISPAVLNKLPEEVREHVKMLLSVAPNVRPDADQMTKIPFFDDVGAVTLQYFDSLFQRDNLQKSQFYKSLPKVLPKLPKRVVVYRILPALTSEFVNPDMVPFVLPNVLLIAEQCTKEEYVRLIMPDLTPVFKQQEPVQASNMILLIFLQKMDLLLTKTPSEDIKNSVLPMVYRALEAPSVQIQELCLNIIPTFANLIDYPSMKNSLIPRIKSACLQTSSLAVRVNSLVCLGKILEYLDKWYVIDEILPFLQQIPSREPAVLMGILGIYKCTFSHKKLGIPKEHLASKSLPHLVSLSIDNNLNLNQFNSFMVVIRDMLGRMEAEHKTKLEQLHIMQEQQRSLNIPGNQSENTKSPLSSVNQIEDIFGSTGVNGKENGSAATAPQPNRMSLTLEEKQRLAKEQEQAAKLRNQQPLAPQSIKPANTTNTKTKDLTSSLLNSMTSLNSLSLTNPARPAPVQGSTFPSSGPMVGSMGAPVSNGFNPPMGFQAGGMGMGMRPTGPGLYSGMATTTSTPNFGALTQNQGPIGQTNKNPDLSALDSLFTPSQPKVTLNQMGPKATPGTNSPWLNQYGSAPSAQTPMHGAPVGIGGVPSGFGMQANPFFNPQNFSQPAAAPSVNQSGIKHSASVNNDLKDLFG, encoded by the exons ATGGAGTCTATGCTGAACAAGCTAAAAAGCACCGTCACCAAGGTGACGGCAGATGTCACCAGTGCTGTCATGGGCAACCCGGTGACACGGGAGTTTGAGGTTGGACGACATCTTGCCAGTGGGGGTCCTGGCTTGTGCTGGAGGATCTATAACGGCACCAAGAAGTCCACCAAACAG GAAgtagcagtgtttgtgtttgataagAAGATGGTTGATAAATATCAGAAATTTGAGAAGGACCAAATCGTTGATTCCCTGAAAAAAGGGGTGCAACAGCTGACCAGACTGCGTCACCCCCGTCTCCTGACTGTGCAGCATCCTCTTGAAGAGTCACg AGACTGCCTGGCGTTCTGTACAGAGCCGGTGTTTGCCAGTCTGGCCAACGTGCTGGGTCAGTGGGATAACCTGCCCAGCCCTATGCCCAACGACATCAAGGAGTACAAACTATATGATGTGGAGACCAAGTTTGGCCTGCTACAG ATCTCCGAAGGTTTGTCCTTTCTCCACAGTGGGGTGAAAATGGTCCACGGAAACTTGTGTCCAGAGAACATCATCCTGAACAAGAGTGGAGCCTGGAAGATCATGGGCTTCGACTTCAGCATCTCCTCTATCAACCCCTCAGACACTGAG CTTAAGTACACGTGTAAAGAGTGGGAGCCCAACCTCCCTCCACTCTGCCTCCCCAACCCCGAGTACCTGGCTCCCGAGTACATCCTGTCGGTCAGCTGCGACGCCGCCTCCGACATGTACTCACTGGGCGTGGTCATGCATGCCGTCTTCAACGAGGGCAAGCCCGTTTTCCAAGTCAACAAGCATGACATATTCAAGAGCTTCAGCAGGCAACTGGACCAG CTGAGCAGCATAAGTCCAGCTGTGCTGAACAAGCTCCCAGAGGAGGTCAGGGAGCATGTCAAGATGCTGCTCAGCGTCGCCCCCAACGTCCGACCCGATGCAGACCAGATGACCAAG ATTCCATTTTTTGACGACGTGGGCGCTGTGACCCTGCAGTATTTTGACTCCCTCTTCCAGAGAGACAACCTACAGAAGTCCCAGTTCTACAAAAGCCTCCCTAAAGTCCTGCCCAAACTCCCCAAG AGAGTGGTGGTGTATCGAATCTTGCCGGCGCTGACCTCCGAGTTTGTGAACCCGGACATGGTTCCCTTCGTGCTGCCCAACGTGCTGCTGATCGCAGAGCAGTGCACCAAGGAGGAGTACGTTCGTCTCATCATGCCCGACCTCACGCCTGTTTTCAAGCAGCAAGAGCCCGTTCAG GCTAGTAACATG ATCCTGCTGATATTCCTGCAGAAGATGGACTTGCTGTTGACTAAGACGCCCTCGGAGGACATTAAGAACAGCGTGCTGCCTATGGTGTACAGAGCTCTGGAAGCGCCTTCTGTACAGATCCAG GAGCTGTGCCTGAACATCATCCCGACGTTCGCCAACCTGATCGACTACCCGTCCATGAAGAACTCCCTCATCCCTCGAATCAAATCCGCCTGCCTACAGACGTCTTCACTAGCT GTACGAGTGAACTCTCTGGTGTGTTTGGGGAAGATTTTGGAATATCTCGACAAGTGGTACGTCATTGATGAGATCCTGCCCTTCCTACAACAGATCCCCTCCAGAGAACCAGCAGTACTCATGGGCATTCTAG GAATATATAAGTGCACCTTCAGCCACAAGAAGTTGGGCATCCCCAAAGAGCACCTTGCCTCGAAGAGCCTGCCGCACCTCGTCTCTCTTAGTATAGACAACAACCTCAACCTTAACCAG TTTAACTCCTTCATGGTGGTTATACGGGACATGCTGGGTCGCATGGAGGCCGAACACAAGACCAAGCTGGAGCAGCTGCACATCatgcaggagcagcagag GAGTTTAAACATCCCAGGGAACCAATCAGAGAACACCAAGAGCCCTCTCAGCAGTGTCAACCAG attgAAGATATATTTGGCAGCACAGGGGTTAATGGGAAAGAGAATGGATCTGCAGCAACAGCCCCACAGCCGAATAGA ATGTCTTTGACTCTAGAGGAGAAGCAGCGATTGGCTAAGGAGCAGGAGCAGGCAGCCAAACTGAGGAACCAGCAGCCTTTAGCACCTCAGAGCATCAAACCAGccaacaccaccaacacaaAG ACTAAAGATCTGACGAGCAGCCTGCTGAACAGCATGACATCGCTAAACAGCCTCTCCCTGACCAACCCAGCACGACCAGCCCCAGTGCAGGGCTCCACCTTCCCCTCCTCCGGCCCCATGGTTGGCTCCATGGGCGCGCCGGTCTCCAACGGCTTTAACCCTCCAATGGGCTTTCAGGCAGGAGGCATGGGGATGGGCATGCGGCCCACAGGCCCCGGCCTCTACAGCGGCATggccaccaccaccagcaccccAAACTTTGGAGCTCTCACGCAGAATCAAGGACCCATTGGGCAGACAAATAAAAACCCCGACTTGTCAGCCTTGGACAGTCTTTTTACACCCAGCCAGCCCAAAGTCACCCTCAACCAAATGGGTCCGAAGGCTACACCTGGAACCAACAGTCCGTGGCTCAATCAGTACGGTTCAGCCCCGAGCGCTCAGACTCCGATGCACGGTGCACCAGTCGGTATAGGAGGAGTGCCCAGCGGGTTCGGAATGCAAGCGAATCCTTTTTTCAACCCGCAGAACTTTTCTCAACCTGCTGCTGCCCCTAGCGTGAACCAAAGTGGAATTAAACATAGTGCGTCTGTCAACAATGACCTGAAAGACTTATTTggctaa
- the LOC115028544 gene encoding alpha-(1,3)-fucosyltransferase 9-like, with translation MSSSACQWISPRSIFCSSLLVLCFLSIFLIYYNPDFNYANVGSYLERGRQFCPTMLCTEKAQTQDSDQNSPTELHPHPSDTQENQTIAVDAEPDTILLIWMWPFGYRFDLSCNIFNITRCRLTDDKTLYHKAHGVFFHHRDINYNLVNMPKEPRPSFQKWVWSNMESPANAGQIPKLNDLFNLTCTYRLDSNIPVPYGYQMPLTSKEESFKLPAKDKLVCWIVSNLNANHERVKFYNELKKYIKIHAYGKGFGQRISDEDYSKIVSSCKFYLSFENSIYKDYITEKLYKPMMKGSVPIVLGPSRPSYENHIRADSFIHVNDFSSPKELADRLLYLDQNNSEYMRYFTWTSKFKVRTIHFGKEHACKTCSYLQKHREYQAVHDLNKWYWG, from the coding sequence ATGTCTTCCTCAGCCTGCCAGTGGATTTCTCCGCGCTCAATTTTCTGCAGCAGCCTATTGGTGTTGTGTTTTCTTAGCATATTCCTCATTTACTACAATCCTGACTTCAATTACGCCAATGTTGGCTCTTACTTGGAGAGAGGCCGTCAATTCTGTCCTACCATGCTGTGTACAGAGAAAGCACAGACCCAGGACTCAGACCAAAACAGTCCCACAGAGCTGCACCCACATCCCAGTGACACCCAGGAGAACCAGACAATAGCAGTGGACGCTGAGCCTGACACTATTTTATTGATCTGGATGTGGCCGTTTGGCTATAGATTTGATCTCAGCTGCAATATTTTCAATATCACAAGATGTCGCTTAACAGATGACAAGACTCTTTACCATAAAGCCCATGGGGTCTTCTTCCACCACAGGGACATAAATTACAATTTGGTAAACATGCCAAAAGAGCCGCGTCCATCTTTTCAGAAATGGGTGTGGTCAAACATGGAGTCACCAGCAAACGCAGGTCAAATCCCAAAACTTAATGACTTATTCAACTTGACATGCACTTATCGCCTTGATTCAAATATTCCAGTGCCTTATGGGTATCAAATGCCACTGACATCAAAAGAGGAGAGTTTCAAACTGCCAGCAAAGGACAAGTTGGTGTGTTGGATTGTGAGCAACTTGAACGCAAATCATGAGAGAGTTAAGTTCTATAATGAACTGAAGAAATACATCAAGATTCATGCTTACGGAAAGGGGTTCGGCCAACGTATAAGTGACGAAGACTATTCAAAGATCGTTTCTAGTTGTAAATTCTACCTATCCTTTGAAAACTCTATCTACAAAGACTATATCACGGAGAAGTTATACAAACCTATGATGAAGGGAAGTGTACCAATAGTTCTGGGCCCTTCAAGACCAAGTTATGAGAACCATATCAGAGCTGATTCTTTCATTCATGTCAATGACTTTTCCTCTCCAAAGGAACTGGCAGACAGGCTCCTTTACCTTGATCAAAACAATTCTGAGTACATGAGATACTTTACCTGGACAAGCAAGTTCAAAGTTCGAACGATCCACTTTGGAAAAGAACACGCTTGCAAAACGTGTAGTTActtacaaaaacacagagagtaCCAAGCTGTTCATGATCTCAACAAATGGTACTGGGGTTAA
- the depdc4 gene encoding DEP domain-containing protein 4 codes for MMAVDLTSRFRRLNSQTRSFRENIQHGFSGPFGATQLWQNIIQALQTQVEVRRCRRHLQVHVECFTGSDAVDAVLSYLMQNVVFCSSEVSRLKAARLCQALMEAKVFEPVGTKLFRREKEITFEDSSCSLYRFLVLPNSSMNDYSDTENKLPEERVMKRKQSSRRLNELRTISNPLAVGPSERRVERLLRTINLRPTFSPALNTTRTTSAFLSKAVVEGVWKQQTLLQLLQIVELPMLDGILTSPARVQLQACRTPLATQDLVISNMCLDRELPDTLNLPKLDGWLSAAADCLALFPDQLIVFAGEQLSQQSGNTVSEDEQAERLESQKRLLFDTIAKYYSGQDKAPLLSGRYLDIHAAILNLLGEGKLQDAIKASQLCFRLLETSARDEIRKLLAFMSTAAHPDACRLQKQMDNRALVCRSFQRAIVQNHELNRCQSETLVMFLVDNCSELTKTPTSLIEAVRRTLRTMQQGKDPDSIATFTFCQQVTPQEYEDQREATTLESLKQLLQHISSSKTIPAKERRRLLKEFEKHHPVVFLQHLSSTF; via the exons atgatggcgGTTGATTTGACTTCTCGTTTCAGAAGGTTGAACAGCCAAACGAGAAGTTTTCGTGAAAATATACAACATG GTTTCTCGGGGCCTTTCGGTGCCACTCAGCTGTGGCAAAACATTATCCAGGCACTGCAAACCCAGGTGGAGGTGCGCCGCTGTAGAAGGCATCTACAAGTTCATGTTGAATGTTTCACAGGCTCAGACGCTGTCGATGCTGTCCTCAGTTATTTGATGCAGAATGTTGTTTTTTGCTCAAGTGAAGTGTCTCGCCTCAAAGCTGCTCGACTCTGTCAGGCTTTGATGGAGGCCAAAGTGTTCGAACCAGTGGGAACAAAGCTTTTTCGTAGAGAGAAGGAAATAACCTTTGAggacagcagctgcagcctgtATCGTTTCCTGGTACTGCCTAATTCTAGCATGAATGATTACAGTGACACAGAAAACAAGCTACCAGAAGAACGGGTTATGAAGCGGAAGCAAAGTTCAAG GAGGCTGAATGAACTGCGCACAATCTCTAATCCCCTGGCTGTCGGACCATCAGAGAGGAGGGTCGAGAGGCTGCTGAGGACCATAAACCTGCGACCAACCTTTTCTCCAGCTTTAAACACAACCCGCACTACTTCTGCGTTTCTGTCCAAAGCTG TGGTGGAGGGAGTTTGGAAGCAGCAgacgctgctgcagctgctgcagataGTAGAGTTGCCCATGCTGGACGGCATCCTGACCTCTCCTGCCAGGGTTCAGCTGCAGGCCTGCAGAACTCCTCTGGCCACCCAGGACCTGGTTATCTCTAACATGTGCCTGGACAGAGAGCTGCCCGACACCCTTAATCTTCCCAA GTTGGACGGGTGGCTGTCAGCAGCGGCAGACTGCTTGGCTCTCTTTCCCGATCAGCTGATAGTGTTCGCAGGGGAACAGCTCAGCCAAcaaa GTGGCAACACCGTTTCAGAAGATGAACAGGCAGAGCGGCTTGAAAGCCAGAAGAGACTGCTCTTTGACACCATCGCCAAGTACTACAGTGGACAGGACAAAGCTCCGCTTCTCTCAGGACGCTACCTGGACATACATGCTGCAATTCTGAATTTGCTGG GTGAAGGGAAGTTGCAGGATGCCATCAAAGCATCTCAGTTGTGTTTTCGACTGCTGGAGACGAGCGCCAGAGATGAAATCCGGAAATTATTGGCCTTTATGTCCACAGCGGCACACCCAGATGCTTGCCGTCTTCAGAAACAG ATGGATAACAGGGCCTTGGTGTGCCGCTCTTTTCAAAGAGCAATTGTCCAGAATCATGAACTGAATCGATGCCAAAGCGAAACCCTGGTGATGTTTCTCGTGGACAATTGCAGTGAGCTCACCAAG ACTCCTACGTCTCTTATTGAAGCTGTGAGGAGAACCCTGAGGACTATGCAGCAGGGGAAAGACCCTGACTCAATTGCCA CGTTCACCTTCTGCCAGCAGGTGACGCCACAGGAGTACGAGGATCAGCGAGAGGCTACCACCCTGGAGAGCCTCAAACAGCTTCTTCAGCATATTTCCTCGAGCAAAACCATACCTgccaaggagaggaggaggctgctcAAAGAGTTTGAAAAACATCACCCCGTGGTCTTCCTCCAGCATTTATCCAGCACCTTCTGA